The Odocoileus virginianus isolate 20LAN1187 ecotype Illinois chromosome 12, Ovbor_1.2, whole genome shotgun sequence genome has a segment encoding these proteins:
- the TSSK1B gene encoding testis-specific serine/threonine-protein kinase 1, which produces MDDAAVLKRRGYIMGINLGEGSYAKVKSAYSERLKFNVAVKIIDRKKAPTDFLEKFLPREIEILAMLNHRSIIKTYEIFETSDGKVYIVMELGVQGDLLEFIKTRGALQEDDARKKFHQLSSAVKYCHDLDVVHRDLKCENLLLDKDFNIKLSDFGFSKRCLRDDSGRLTLSKTFCGSAAYAAPEVLQGIPYQPKVYDIWSLGVILYIMVCGSMPYDDSNIKKMLRIQKEHRVNFPRSKHLTGECKDLIYRMLQPDVTRRLHIDEILSHCWVQPKARGLSSAAINKEGESSRAAEPPWASEPSSDKKSTTKLEPREEAQPEPRAEPSPEEEAAMVQVSQQSEAVGLPGEQPSKTEEGAPPQPSETQA; this is translated from the coding sequence ATGGATGACGCTGCCGTCCTCAAGCGACGAGGCTACATCATGGGGATCAATTTGGGAGAGGGCTCCTACGCCAAGGTCAAATCCGCTTACTCTGAGCGCCTCAAGTTCAACGTGGCGGTCAAGATCATCGACCGCAAGAAAGCCCCCACGGACTTCCTGGAGAAATTCCTTCCCCGGGAAATTGAGATTCTGGCCATGCTAAACCACCGCTCCATCATCAAGACCTACGAGATCTTCGAGACGTCAGATGGCAAGGTCTACATCGTCATGGAGCTTGGGGTCCAGGGTGACCTCCTTGAGTTCATCAAGACCCGGGGGGCCCTGCAGGAAGACGACGCTCGCAAGAAGTTCCACCAGCTGTCCTCGGCCGTCAAGTACTGCCACGACCTGGACGTCGTCCACCGAGACCTCAAGTGCGAGAACCTTCTCCTCGACAAGGACTTCAACATCAAGCTGTCCGACTTCGGCTTCTCCAAGCGCTGCCTGCGGGACGACAGCGGCCGGCTGACGCTGAGCAAGACCTTCTGCGGGTCGGCGGCGTACGCAGCCCCCGAGGTGCTGCAGGGCATCCCCTACCAGCCCAAGGTGTACGACATCTGGAGCCTGGGCGTGATCCTCTACATCATGGTCTGCGGCTCCATGCCGTACGACGACTCCAACATCAAGAAGATGCTGCGCATCCAGAAGGAGCACCGCGTCAACTTCCCACGCTCCAAGCACCTGACGGGCGAGTGCAAGGACCTCATCTACCGGATGCTGCAGCCGGACGTCACCCGGCGCCTGCACATCGACGAGATCCTCAGCCACTGCTGGGTGCAGCCCAAGGCCCGGGGCCTGTCCTCCGCAGCCATCAACAAGGAGGGCGAGAGCTCCCGGGCAGCCGAGCCCCCGTGGGCCTCAGAGCCCAGCTCCGACAAGAAGTCCACCACCAAGCTGGAGCCCCGGGAAGAGGCGCAGCCCGAACCCCGGGCCGAGCCAAGCCCTGAGGAGGAGGCGGCAATGGTGCAGGTGTCCCAGCAGTCAGAGGCCGTGGGTCTGCCCGGCGAGCAGCCCAGCAAGACCGAGGAGGGGGCGCCCCCGCAGCCTTCAGAGACGCAAGCCTAG
- the TSSK2 gene encoding testis-specific serine/threonine-protein kinase 2 encodes MDDAAVLRKKGYIVGINLGKGSYAKVKSAYSERLKFNVAVKIIDRKKTPTDFVERFLPREMDILATVNHRSIIKTYEIFETSDGRIYIVMELGVQGDLLEFIKCRGALHEDVARKMFRQLSSAVKYCHDLDVVHRDLKCENLLLDKDFNIKLSDFGFSKRCLRDGSGRLTLSKTFCGSAAYAAPEVLQGIPYQPKVYDIWSLGVILYIMVCGSMPYDDSDVKKMLRIQKEHRVDFPRSKHLTGECKDLIYRMLQPDVTRRLHIDEILSHAWLQPPKPKAMASASFKREGEGKYRADCKLDPRPGPQPEHRPEHKLGAKTQHRLLVVPETEDRVEERLVETSRAKDHVSGAEVGKAST; translated from the coding sequence ATGGACGATGCCGCAGTCCTGAGGAAGAAGGGTTACATCGTGGGCATCAACCTGGGCAAGGGCTCCTACGCCAAAGTCAAGTCCGCCTACTCTGAGCGCCTCAAGTTCAACGTGGCAGTCAAGATCATCGACCGCAAAAAGACGCCCACCGATTTCGTGGAGAGATTCCTGCCCCGGGAGATGGACATCCTGGCAACCGTCAACCACCGCTCCATCATCAAGACCTACGAGATCTTTGAGACGTCTGACGGCCGCATCTACATCGTCATGGAGCTCGGCGTCCAGGGCGACCTCCTTGAGTTCATCAAGTGCCGGGGGGCCCTGCACGAGGACGTGGCACGCAAGATGTTCCGGCAGCTGTCCTCGGCCGTCAAGTACTGCCACGACCTGGACGTCGTCCACCGAGACCTCAAGTGCGAGAACCTTCTCCTCGACAAGGACTTCAACATCAAGCTGTCCGACTTCGGCTTCTCCAAGCGCTGCCTGCGGGACGGCAGCGGCCGGCTGACGCTGAGCAAGACCTTCTGCGGGTCGGCGGCGTACGCAGCCCCCGAGGTGCTGCAGGGCATCCCCTACCAGCCCAAGGTGTACGACATCTGGAGCCTGGGCGTGATCCTCTACATCATGGTCTGCGGCTCCATGCCGTACGACGACTCCGACGTCAAGAAGATGCTGCGCATCCAGAAGGAGCACCGCGTGGACTTCCCACGCTCCAAGCACCTGACGGGCGAGTGCAAGGACCTCATCTACCGGATGCTGCAGCCGGACGTCACCCGGCGCCTGCACATCGACGAGATCCTCAGCCACGCGTGGCTGCAGCCCCCCAAGCCCAAGGCCATGGCCTCCGCCTCCTTCAAGCGGGAGGGCGAGGGCAAGTACCGGGCTGACTGCAAGCTGGACCCCCGGCCTGGCCCACAGCCCGAACACCGGCCCGAGCACAAACTGGGGGCCAAGACCCAGCACCGGCTGCTTGTGGTCCCTGAGACCGAGGACCGGGTGGAGGAGCGGCTGGTCGAAACCTCCAGGGCCAAGGACCACGTCTCCGGAGCTGAGGTGGGGAAGGCGAGCACCTAG
- the ESS2 gene encoding splicing factor ESS-2 homolog codes for MASPGALARAQLVPAASGPRRKRAAGEAGAATGRQRVLDEEEYIEGLQTVIQRDFFPDVEKLQAQKEYLEAEENGDLERMRQIAIKFGSALGKMSREPPPPYVTPATFETPELHTGPSVVGSKAKARGRGLEDGDGEAAEEEAAEPLPSLDVFLSRYTSEDNASFREIMEVAKERGRVRHAWLYQAEEEFEKRQKDSLALPSAERQAVESGQAGVETWKYKAKNSLMYYPEGVPDEEQLFKKPRQVVHKNTRFLRDPFSQALSRSQLQQAAALNAQHKQGKVGPDGKELIPHESPRVGGFGFVATPSPAPGVSESPLMTWGEVENTPLRVEGSDTPYVDRTPGPAFKILEPGRRERLGLKMANEAAAKNRAKKQEALRRVTENLASLTPKGMSPAMSPALQRLVSRTASKYTDRALRASYTPSPARTSHLKTPASGPQTPTSTPAPGSATRTPLSQDPACITDNLLQLPARRKASDFF; via the exons ATGGCGTCGCCGGGCGCGCTTGCTCGCGCCCAGCTGGTTCCTGCGGCGTCCGGGCCTCGGAGGAAGCGCGCAGCCGGCGAGGCTGGGGCTGCGACGGGCCGGCAGCGGGTCCTGGACGAAGAGGAGTACATTGAG GGCCTCCAGACAGTTATCCAGAGGGACTTCTTTCCTGATGTGGAGAAGCTGCAGGCACAGAAGGAGTACCTGGAGGCCGAGGAGAATGGAGACCTGGAGCGGATGCGCCAGATTGCCATCAAGTTCGGCTCCGCCCTGGGCAAGATGTCCCGAGAGCCCCCACCACCCT ATGTCACGCCGGCCACGTTTGAAACCCCTGAGCTACACACAGGCCCCAGCGTGGTGGGCAGCAAGGCCAAGGCCCGGGGCCGCGGCCTGGAGGACGGTGATG GAGAGGCCGCGGAAGAGGAGGCGGCAGAGCCGCTGCCCAGCCTGGACGTTTTCCTGAGTCGGTACACCAGCGAGGACAACGCCTCCTTCCGGGAGATCATGGAGGTGGCCAAGGAGAGGGGCCGAGTGCGCCATGCGTGGCTCTACCAGGCCGAGGAGGAGTTTGAGAAG AGGCAGAAGGACAGTCTTGCGCTCCCGTCGGCCGAGCGCCAGGCGGTTGAGAGCGGCCAGGCCGGAGTGGAGACCTGGAAGTACAAGGCCAAGAACTCCCTCATGTACTACCCAGAGG GCGTCCCCGACGAAGAGCAGCTGTTCAAGAAGCCACGGCAGGTGGTGCATAAGAACACGCGCTTCCTCAGGGACCCCTTCAGCCAGGCCCTCAGCAGGTCGCAGCTGCAGCAGGCGGCCGCCCTCAACGCACAG CACAAACAGGGCAAGGTGGGCCCCGACGGCAAGGAGCTCATCCCCCACGAGTCCCCCCGAGTCGGCGGCTTTGGATTCGTCGCCACGCCTTCTCCTGCCCCTG GTGTGAGTGAGTCCCCGCTGATGACCTGGGGGGAGGTCGAGAACACGCCCCTGAGAGTGGAAGGGTCGGACACGCCCTACGTGGACAGGACGCCGGGGCCAGCCTTCAAG ATCCTGGAGCCGGGCCGCAGGGAGCGGCTGGGCCTGAAGATGGCCAATGAGGCCGCTGCCAAGAACCGGGCCAAGAAGCAGGAGGCCCTGCGGAGGGTGACGGAGAACCTGGCCAG CCTCACCCCCAAGGGCATGAGTCCCGCCATGTCTCCGGCCTTGCAGCGCCTGGTGAGCAGGACGGCCAGCAAGTACACGGATCGAGCCCTGCGGGCCAGCTACACCCCATCCCCCGCCCGCACCAGCCACCTCAAGACCCCAGCCAGCGGGCCCCAGACCCCGACGAGCACACCAGCCCCCGGCTCGGCGACACGCACCCCGCTCAGCCAGGACCCAGCCTGCATCACGGACAACTTGCTGCAGCTCCCTGCCCGGCGCAAGGCCTCAGACTTCTTCTAG